In a single window of the Saccharothrix australiensis genome:
- a CDS encoding 3-hydroxyacyl-CoA dehydrogenase NAD-binding domain-containing protein, giving the protein MAIHYERDAEGVVTLTLDMSGSANVMNAEYHEAMGAAVARLEAERDDIAGVVLTSAKKTFFAGGDLNLLITLTPENAGEALGFLEDVKRQLRRLELLGKPVVAAINGSALGGGFEIALACHHRVVLDDDRIRLGLPEVTLGLLPGGGGVTRLVRLLGVQPALPLLMEGKQLRPARALQAGLVHALASSEEDLVERARAWIRANPEPRQPWDEPGYAVPDVRFGDPAVYGLLAAAPAVLRKKTHGAYPAPERVLAAAVEGALVDFDTALEVEGRYFLELATGQVAKNMISTFWFQLNAITAGGSRPADVPASKVTRLGVLGAGMMGSGIAEVSAKAGIEVVLKDVTPEAAERGAKGLPGITPTDSDADLAGCDLVIEAVFEDRALKNRVLPAAESAALPDAVIASNTSTLPITGLAEAVADPARFIGLHFFSPVPKMRLVEIIRGERTSDEALARAFDYVLQIGKTPIVVNDSRGFYTSRTFGAYVTEAVSMVAEGVSPALIENVARRAGMAVGPLAVSDEVTLTLQLKIRDQALADDPSAAGALGDHPAFAVLEELVAEGRTGRSGGGGFYEYPEGGKKFLWPGLARYARDDAGVTERDVEDRLLFVQSLETLRCLDEGVLTSVGDANVGSVLGFGFPAWSGGTLQFIVSYGLGAFVERADYLADTYGERFRPPASLRERAARGEPF; this is encoded by the coding sequence ATGGCCATCCACTACGAGCGGGACGCCGAGGGCGTCGTCACCCTCACCCTGGACATGTCGGGCTCGGCGAACGTGATGAACGCCGAGTACCACGAGGCGATGGGCGCGGCCGTCGCGCGCCTGGAGGCCGAGCGGGACGACATCGCCGGTGTCGTGCTGACCTCGGCCAAGAAGACGTTCTTCGCGGGCGGCGACCTGAACCTGCTGATCACGCTCACGCCGGAGAACGCGGGCGAGGCGCTGGGCTTCCTGGAGGACGTGAAGCGGCAGCTCCGGCGGCTGGAACTGCTGGGCAAGCCGGTCGTGGCGGCGATCAACGGCTCGGCGCTCGGCGGCGGGTTCGAGATCGCGCTCGCCTGCCACCACCGGGTGGTGCTCGACGACGACCGGATCAGGCTGGGCCTGCCCGAGGTGACGCTGGGGCTGCTGCCCGGCGGTGGCGGCGTGACGCGGCTGGTGCGCCTGCTGGGCGTGCAGCCCGCGCTGCCGCTGCTGATGGAGGGCAAGCAGCTCCGGCCCGCGCGGGCGTTGCAGGCGGGGCTCGTGCACGCCCTGGCGTCGTCGGAGGAGGACCTGGTCGAGCGGGCCCGCGCGTGGATCAGGGCCAACCCGGAGCCCCGGCAGCCGTGGGACGAGCCGGGGTACGCGGTGCCGGACGTGCGGTTCGGCGACCCGGCGGTGTACGGGCTGCTGGCCGCTGCGCCCGCCGTCCTGCGCAAGAAGACCCACGGCGCGTACCCCGCGCCGGAGCGGGTCCTCGCGGCGGCGGTCGAGGGCGCGCTGGTCGACTTCGACACCGCGCTGGAGGTCGAGGGCCGCTACTTCCTGGAGCTGGCCACCGGCCAGGTCGCGAAGAACATGATCTCCACGTTCTGGTTCCAGCTCAACGCGATCACCGCGGGCGGCTCGCGCCCGGCGGACGTGCCCGCCTCGAAGGTGACCAGGCTCGGCGTGCTGGGCGCGGGCATGATGGGCTCGGGCATCGCCGAGGTCAGCGCGAAGGCGGGCATCGAGGTGGTGCTCAAGGACGTGACGCCGGAGGCCGCCGAGCGCGGCGCGAAGGGGCTGCCCGGCATCACGCCGACCGACTCCGACGCCGACCTCGCCGGCTGCGACCTGGTGATCGAGGCCGTGTTCGAGGACCGCGCGCTGAAGAACCGGGTGCTGCCCGCCGCGGAGTCCGCCGCGCTGCCCGACGCCGTCATCGCGTCGAACACCTCGACGCTGCCGATCACCGGCCTGGCTGAGGCGGTCGCGGACCCGGCGCGGTTCATCGGGCTGCACTTCTTCTCCCCGGTGCCGAAGATGCGGCTGGTGGAGATCATCCGCGGCGAGCGGACCTCCGACGAGGCGCTGGCGCGGGCGTTCGACTACGTGCTGCAGATCGGCAAGACGCCGATCGTGGTCAACGACAGCCGCGGGTTCTACACGTCGCGGACGTTCGGCGCCTACGTCACCGAGGCCGTGTCGATGGTCGCCGAGGGCGTGTCGCCCGCGCTGATCGAGAACGTGGCCAGGCGGGCGGGCATGGCCGTCGGGCCGCTGGCGGTGTCGGACGAGGTCACGCTGACGCTACAGCTGAAGATCCGGGACCAGGCGCTGGCGGACGACCCGTCGGCGGCCGGCGCGCTCGGCGACCACCCGGCGTTCGCGGTGCTGGAGGAGCTGGTGGCGGAGGGCCGCACCGGGCGGTCCGGCGGCGGCGGGTTCTACGAGTACCCCGAGGGCGGGAAGAAGTTCCTGTGGCCGGGGCTGGCGCGGTACGCGCGCGACGACGCGGGGGTGACGGAGCGGGACGTCGAGGACCGCCTGCTGTTCGTGCAGTCGCTGGAGACCTTGCGGTGCCTGGACGAGGGCGTGCTGACGTCGGTCGGCGACGCGAACGTGGGCAGCGTCCTCGGGTTCGGGTTCCCGGCGTGGAGCGGCGGGACGCTGCAGTTCATCGTCAGCTACGGGCTGGGCGCGTTCGTGGAGCGGGCCGACTACCTGGCCGACACCTACGGCGAGCGCTTCCGGCCGCCGGCGTCGCTGCGGGAGCGGGCCGCGCGCGGCGAGCCGTTCTGA
- a CDS encoding peptidase inhibitor family I36 protein, which translates to MIRRLAAGLLAAAALVPLSATSAQAAPYACDARHVCLWQGIDFTLGRQVISGFAEYTDLGAALKDQASSWGSSTNQQVMCVFDWVNGNRQVIGRLAPGNRTPWVGDGANDRSDAVGWC; encoded by the coding sequence ATGATTCGTCGACTCGCGGCGGGGCTGCTGGCGGCAGCAGCCCTGGTACCGCTCTCCGCCACGTCCGCGCAAGCCGCGCCGTACGCCTGCGACGCCAGGCACGTCTGCCTGTGGCAGGGCATCGACTTCACGCTCGGCAGGCAGGTCATCTCGGGGTTCGCCGAATACACCGATCTCGGCGCGGCTTTGAAGGACCAGGCGTCGAGCTGGGGCAGCAGCACCAACCAGCAGGTGATGTGCGTGTTCGACTGGGTCAACGGCAATCGGCAGGTCATCGGCAGGCTGGCGCCGGGCAACCGCACGCCGTGGGTGGGCGACGGCGCCAATGACAGGTCCGATGCGGTCGGCTGGTGCTGA